The sequence gaggaaggagagtggTAAGAGGTAAGGATGAAGAGACAGACATGGTCCAGAAATGCCATGCGGTAAGGACTTTGATTTTCTACTAAGGGTGGTGGGAACCACCGAAAAAGGTTTCAGCAGAACCAAAGCACTCCAGCTGCTATGGGTGAAGAGCCTGAAGGGTGTAAGGGTGGCCGTGGAAAGCAGCCAATGGGGATGCTGCAGCATTCAGGGGCCTAAATCCTAGCTCTGCACAtaaaagctgtgtgaccttgggcaagtcactttacctctctgagtctcagtttcttcatctgtccaATGGGTTAATGGTATTTCCTATCTTACAGAACtgtggtgagaattaaatgagagaatgcatAATGATCCTGTCACAAGCCAGACATGCTCCATGTCAGGTGCTCAATGAGCCACATCCTGCTCGTCTGGCCCTGACCCCTGCTCATTCCCCCACCTCTTCTCCTTTCACTCCAGCCCCACTGGCCTCTTTGCAATTCCTGGAACATACAAGctcattcctgcctcagggcctttgcacctgccatTCCTCCCACATGGAGGGCTCTTTTCCTGCTATCCCCGTGGCTACTGGCTActcctccattttcttttcttttcttttcttttttagacagagtcttgctctgtcacccaggctggagtgcaatctcggctcactgcaacctctgcctcctggggtcaagcgattcacctgtcgtagcctccagagtagctgggattacaggcacacgccaccatgcccggctaatttttgtatttttagtggagatggggtttcgccatgttggcctggctggtctcaaactcctgacctcaggtgatctgcccagctcagcctcccaaagtgctgggattataggtgtgagccaccgtgcctggccttacttCTCCATTTTCTTGAGGCCTGTGCTCTTTAGAGCAGCCCTCTCTCTGTCCTaaccttctctcttccctcctcctgctTTTCTCCCCAGCTACCTGGCATCATTTGTTTACCtgggtgtgtttttttcttcctcactaGAATGTCTGCTGCACGAGAGCAGGTGTTTTTGTCTCTCTTGTTCACATTTGTATCCTCCAAGCACCTAGAGCccccctggcacatagtagatgctcaaaaatatttgttgaatgaatatttaCAATTAAAATGACCCTAATAATGACTGCAAAGTGGTTAAGGGTAAAATGAGGAGTGGAGCCTGGCTTTACCTctcactggctgtgtggcctAAGGATGAGCCCCACTTGGCCTTgggaagcctcagtttccttatctgtaaagtggggatgaaGGACCATACTGTTTGGCTCGTGGTGAGGGTCAGACAACAGCTCACAGGAAGGGATGTGGAGAGAGTATGGGTGGGTGAAATGACACCCCATGTCTAGCACTCGCTTTATGATACTCCCCGATTCTCCTCTCCCCAGCAAAAATAGGGGCAGGGGACAAGCACGGTAGAGAGTTGATCAGTGTCAAAGCTGAGGCTCATTACATCATTCCTTCTCATTTtgcatatgtttgaaattttccaaaataaaaagataaggaaGAGCTAACACATGTTCAAGGCTCAGCCTGTGCCGAGCACATCGTGTACCGAGTATTTCCTTCTACCACGGGCTTCCATTTCTGGAGAACACCGATGGTCGGCCTGAAGAATGGAACTGTAGAAACGGCGCTGGTATCACCGCCCACCTGCTCCAGCCGTCCCTCCTGGCTAGGAGGCCCATCGCTCACTCCCAGCTTCCAATCTCCCTCCTGATCCGAGCACCTGATCTCCTTGGGCTCTTGGCGCTAATCTGCAGCCATCTAACACCCTGCGCCCCCGAATGAATGTGCCAGGAAATCTTACAGACACAAAGAACCAATTCTGCAGCGTTTCCGACTTCCACCTCAGCTGTTTTGCATCTCTCTGGACCGAGGGCCTGGCAAGACACCTGGCAGGGAAAATCTATCTCATGGAGGGCTTCATCAGAATAACCACCCCAGGAACACCCAAAGTTAACAGGAAAGCAGATTCAGCTGTGAAAATAGATGCTTCCTTCTCTAGTACGGTGACAGGGACACACCTTGGGGACACACACTGCCCCCACCTCATAGGAAGGTGCACTGATAGAAATACGagaggaggccgggtgcggtggctcatgcctgtaatcgcagcagtttgggaggccgaggtgggtggatcacttgaggtcaggagttcaagaccagcctgaccaatatggtgaaacccagtctctactaaaaatacaaaaattagccgggcgtggtggtgtgtgtctgtagtcctagctcctggggaggctgagataggagaattgcttggacccaggaggcagaggctgtagtgagcctagattgcaccactgcactccagcctgggcgacgaagtgactccatctcagaaaaaaaaaaaacaaaagacaaaaaacaaaccaaaaaaacaaaacaaaaacaaaacgagaGGAGCACTAAGGGAGCAAGGTGCCATCAcacctgggcctcagtttccctacctgTCAAGCAAGCCTCAGTGACGGCTAAGGAATGGCACAACAGTTAACCACATAGGCTCTGTGATGAGGCTGTCGGTGGTTATCCAAATCCGGTGcttactgtgtggccttgggcaagctgCTTCACGgttcagagcctcagtttcctcgctGACTGAATGGGTCCGAAGATACCGATGCGTATCACCAGGTGGCTGTGAGCACCACCAGGGTCGCACACACCAAGtgctgagcccaggaagcagagaacCCAGATGGTTCCTATAAGTATTACTGTAGCGTTTTCCCACGGAATTCGGGATCCTGTCAGATTTCTGGCTGAAACAGTGGAAAGTTCCAGCACAGCCCAGTTTTTAAAAGCCTTGGCCTGGACCACAGGAGGCTTGGCATTCCAGCCAGGCCTTGCCATGGATCTCCTGCGTGggcccagccagtttttttctctctgttcttttggCCGCACAGTAAGGCACTGGATGAAAGCACAGAGGGCTCTCTCAGGCCCCCTAGGGCTTTGCAGGTACGGGAATCCACAACTGCAGACCTGTGGATCCAGACAGAGACACCTAGAGGCAGGCTGTGCCCACAGCGCTCAGTCCCTAGTAACAGGCAATTAaatcactctagcctgggtttCTACTCAACTTGTCCATCCCCCAACAGCATAAAAGCTGggcagtgcggtggctcacgcctgtaatcccagcactttgggaggcagatcacctggggtcgggagttcgagaccagcctgaccaacatgaagaaacctcatctctactaaaaatacaaaattagccaggcgtggtggtgcatccctgtaatcccagctactcgggaggctgaggcaggagaatcgcttgaacccgggaggcagaggttgcggttgagctgagattgcaccattgcaccccagcctgggcaacaacagcaaaactccgtccaaaaaaaggaaaaagctacAAGGAAGATATCAAGCTGAAGGACATTTGTGCACAGAACAGCCTTTGCTGTTTTTTAAGTACCCCCTATGTGTAAGCAACTGTGCTAGATGCTTTATGAAAATCCATCCCAATGTTATAAATGAGGAATCAAAACAGAATAAAGCCATGCTAATTACAACACTGGTTAATATGtactgagtgcttactacatACAAGGCATGGCTTCCAGCATTATACATGCATTAATTAACTTAATCTTTGCAATAGAGTGGCTAATACCAttcctcttttacagatgagcaaaataaaacacagatttctgcaAACTGTCCAAGTCAGTAGCAAGGTTCAGATCAATACCCAGGGGTCTTAGCACTACACTAGGTTTTGTGTCTGCGAGGAGAGGCTCCTCTGACCTCCCCGCAGGAGGCACATTAAGTTGAACCTCTAAGGATGAGTAGGATTCGGACATAGGAAGACAAGGAGGTACAGGAAGGGCATTTCTGACGGCAGGAACAGCACGGGCCGAGGCCCAGAGCTGAGAGTTCAGCTGAGGGCATGGATCCGTACAAAAGCATTTACCAAACGGAGTGAGGCCGCATGCTAATGGCTGTTCTACAAATCAAATGCCTCTTGTTCGTATGTTTAGGGAACACTGGAGTAAATGTGACCCAGCTCGAGATTCTACAATGCAGGGCTTCTCAGGGTCTTCGGGGTGCTCGCATGGCTGAGTAGCCAGCAAAGCTCCGGTCTGCAGGGAGGAAGCCTTGTTATCCTGCAGCATCTCAACAGGTCAGCTTGTTGGAAAACATGTGGCTGGAAATCAGGCCTGGCAGGGAGGAAGCCCAGGCCTCACGGCagctttgtgggttttttttaagaaaacttggACCCACTCAACAGTTTTGAGCTggggagtgacatgatctgagcTGTGTTGACAGGCCAGAAATCTGAGcacatttaaaaagagagagagaggggggaaacCTTCCGTCAGTCCAAgactacaaataagaaaataacctgTCGCACGGAGCCATTGGAAGCAGCAAGCGAGCGCGTGTGGGATCCGTACAACACTTTTAGACTCCCTTCCTCTCGCACACCCCCTCTCCATCTGTCGCAAAGGGCACCAGGAAGATGCAAGGAGGAATATTCCAGCTCTGGGGGCTCCAGAGCTCAGCAGCCCAGATGGGGGGCGCTTACGGGAGCCACATCACCCCTCATGTGTTGTTACTGGTGAGGACCAAGGGACTGTCAGTATTTCCACCCTCAGCAGGCTTTCAGAGAAATGCTTGTGACTTCATCGAAACCTCTGCCCAGAGAAAGAACTCTTCCACAATCCTCCGCCCAAGCCCAGAGAGGGGcctctctcactccctctccAGCTTGGACTAAATCATCCTGATTAAGTCACTGAACTTATTCCTTAGAAGCCACCCAGCAGGAAGGCCAGTATCCAAAATCCTGGCTCCTCTCTATCACTTGTAAGTTACTTCCCCAGTTTGGGACTCAATtttccacatctgcaaaatggggataagagCCAATTCATGTTTTGTGGATGAGATGATGCAGGTGCAGCATCTAGCTTGGAATGCCGTTAACTGTTTAATGAACGTTggttctcctcccttctctcaaCACATGGTTCACACCAGCACTTCATAGGTGCTGCATGACTGCAAGTACAGACATGAATTATGGTGAGTTCCCGAGGGGTTGGTAAAGGCCAGAAAGTACTCAGAGAAAACTATAGCTTTAAAGGAGCTTCCAACGGCCTGAGCGTGTCGAGCCAAAGCACTCCCGCCCCGTTGTCTCTTCTTATGAAAGAGGAAGTGAGATTAACTTTACCATTTAGGAAAGTACAGAGGAGTCCCCGAGTGTCACCCTCTACCAAAGAGTCAGAGGTTCACTGGGGGGCTCTGCTTCTCCCCAGAACCTGAACTGCAACTTGGCTTGGCCTCCTCCAGGCCAGAGAGAAGAAATGAATGGGAGTTTATCTGAGGTCGGCCTGGGGAGTGACTTAGAGGTCTCAGGGCCTCGCTAGGGCCAAGCAGGCATCCTGTGGGTTCAGCGTCAGGCCCTGCTGACACAAAATCAGGTGCCAGGTGTCCCCAGGCCCCAGTCCCTTGCCCTTCTCCCAGCCTCAGAATCTCCCTCAGTGCAGTTGTTTTAGGAAACAGGCCTCACATTGGGTCCAAAAACATAGGTTGGTGACTTCACTGGGATCTTTTTAGAATTTCCCTTTGGCAGCGTTTGTGCTAAAAGCAATCTTTAGAAACTTCTTCCCTTGCCTCCCCCAACCAAGATAATTCACATGATTGGCCCCACCCCCCCCCAAAACAGTgatcatgtgaagacacagcaatcATGTGACACCTCCCAGGCTGACAGTTCTGCCTGAGACACTAGTAGTCATTCAATCCAAAGCCGCCTTCCTAAACCTGACATTTCAGTTTCTCACTCGAACAAATccattttcttagaaaattgGACAACTGCCTCCTTGTACCTTCCTACCCTCATATCCTGTCTACTTCTTTGTTGTAAATTCCATGTCTGGAGCAACAGGAGGAGGGGCCTGAGGCCCCATCCTTCAGCCAAACCAGGTGACTTCCCTACCCAGGCCCATGGTGTGACCAGGACCCCGAAGAACAGAGACTGAAGGATGCTGGGAGGCTTGAGCTATGACGGTCGCACCCCATCCCTTCCCCACCACCCTCGACCAAGAAATTCATTCTTACCTcctaagatttatttatttcagagctAATCTTGGCCCCTCTGCTGCTCCCACTTTTTCAGGCTATTGATGCTGAATGGATTGGAACGGAAGTTTTATGGCCCAATCTTTAccattttatagattgtttttATAGGCAAAAGGGGGAGATGTGCTCACAAGAAAGGTGTTGGTGTTCCCAGCCAGTGCCCCAGGAAAGGCAGGCTGCCCATCTGAACACTTGCTAATCAGCGTCACTGCTCATTTGCCAGGGACTGAACCACAGGCTCCTGGTCGGAGAAGGGTCTGGAATAGACATTTAGAAATTAACTGGGGCCCAATTCCCTTCTTCAGGAAAATTAAGCACTTGTGATTGACACTTGTGCATTTCCAGGCCAGGAAGGATGGCAGGGCAGGAACTCAGACTTTTGCAGGGTACAAATGGCCGGCTCAGGCAGGAAGGAGCAGATAGGAGATGCCACTCACTGGAGAGACGTGAACTGTATCAGTGCTCCCTTCCACCCAGCAAGGACCCAACTATAACTGAAAACAactgggggtggggttgggggggagtggggtggggtgatACCTATGTGAATTCCTGGGTTTCAGGGGAAACTGCAGGGCAGGGAGAAGCAGCTGTCCACCCCCCACTTCTTCTTCCACCCACTCTTTGCTagttctccctttctccctgctATCAGATGGTTACCATCTCTAGGCAAATGCAAAAGGGGGTGTTGGACACTGAGCTCATCTTTACTTCCCTCCTCAAGGGTGGGAGGTACAGAGAGACCCCTCTGCCTACAACATAGCTTCAAGAGAACAAAAAACAGGATCCCCATTCTCTCCCTCCCAACTCCCTTAACGCCATTTCTCTGCTCCCCCCGCCCCCAAGCCAGTGCCCTCCCAGGAGACCCATGGTTTTGCAAAACCCATTTAAGAAGAAGGACTCCTGAATGGTGACCTCACCCTTTGGTGAACATACACAGTAGCCTTCAGAGCCCGCCTGCCGGCGACAGCCAGGTGTTTGATGTAGGCCAACAGAAAGACATGCCCAGAGCCACAGGTAACATCCCCGCGGAGCACCTGAACTGCAGGGAGCTGCCTGGAAGCTCGGGGAAGGCAGGAGGAAGTGGGAGCTGGGAGCGCCTCGAGGAGCAAGACCACCAGGGAGAGGCTTTGGCAACCACAGGGACAATTCACCGTGTTTTTACATAAGGATCTGTTGCTTGCAGCAGCTCGCTGTGGGGTTACCGTGGCCTCCCGGTTCCCTCTCTCCCAGGCACACACTAACACTGGTTTACTTGGCGCACCAGAGGGAGGGCTCACTCTTCCCTAATTGCAACAGCTTGTCTCTGTTCCATTCCAGGCAGCATTGGGGGAACCTCTgccctcacctcctcccctcacaCCCTGAAGTCAAACGTGGAAAGCCGTATGTCCATGGGGAGAGATTCTGGGGAAGGAGGACCGCCCTACTCTGAAAGCCACTGTCAGTCAGCCTTCCCCATTGGACTGGGCAGGGGCTGAGTGAAGCAACTCAGCTCTTTTGtctcagtgcccagcacagtgcacACAGTCAGAGTCCACAGAGACAAACTCTCAGAGAAGAGACTTGGATTCTACccttggctgtgtgaccttggacatgtcgctggccctctctgggcctcagtttccgcATCTATAACGCTGGTTACAGGCGTCTCTCTCCCTATTACTGCTCAGCATTAGCCGAATGGGTCCCAGTGCTAGTCTGAGAGGCCTGAGCCCGCAGTTTGGGGAGGGCAGCGGTGGGGAGCGGGGGGTGCTTACCTGACCAGGCGCAGGACGCGGTGAGCAGCAGGCAGAGCAGCGGCCCGAGGCGGCCGGGGGCCGGGCCGGCGGGCTCCATGGGCCGCGGCTGCGGAGCGAGGAGGGAGAGCGGCCGTGAGTGCGCGCTCGGGCGGGAGCAGGCTGGAGCGGGGAAATGACTAAGActcccccccttcccccctcccggCTGGGCCTCCCCCCGACTCCGGAACGGGCGCCTGGAGCGGCTCAGGAGCCGCCGTCGCCGCCGCGGTTTTTGGAgacccccctccccgccccccaggAGAAATCGAGAGACGGAGACGGGGAGAGACCCCAAGCGCGCGAGAAATAAAGCCAGGGGCGGCCAGAGagaggcggcaggagagagaaacagacccAAGGGAGCCAGGCAGAGagccagagacacagagaggcgagagggggagaaagagggggagagcGAGCGAGCGAGGAGTGAGCGAGGCGGCGCGCAGACCGAGACAGACAGCGCGGGAGAGAGGACCGCGCGAGCAGGGGCGAGGGGCAGCACGGCCGAGCCCGGCCGCGCGGAGCCGCCCCCGCCGCTGCCCACCTGCCCCGCCCGGGCTCCACACGGCGCGGGCGGCTGAGCTCGCTCCCGGCCCGCAGTCCCGGCCGCTGCCCCCGCCCTCCCGGCAGCCcggccccctccctccttcccttcccccctcctcccGTCTTCCCGCCGCCCGGGGAGGCTTCGGGGCTCCGGCCCCGCCGGCACCTTCTCGGCGAGCGAGCGCCCGCCTGCGCGCCAGCCAGCAGCGCGCCCCGGGGGAGGGAGCGAGGGCTGCGAGCAGCGCGCCCGGCCGGGGAGGGCAGCGTCGCCCCCCGCGCCGGCGCCCGAGCCCCGGCACCCCCGCGCGGGCCCCCGGCTGCTGCCCGTGAAGGCGGCCCCGCGAGCCGCCGCAGCCCGCTCGGGCTCGGGACTAGACGAGCCTCCGGCTCCGACGATGTACCAGTTCAGAAGCCCGCGCGGTTCGTCCCCAGCCCCGACCCGTCCCGCTCTGCCCCTCCCCGTCCCTGCCAGGCTCGGACCTGCGCCGCCCGCTAGGGCTGGAAGGCACTAGAAGCGCCGCCGGGGCTACCCAGAGGCCGGGTCCCCGCTCCACTTTGCGCAAACTTGTTTTTCTAAGGTCAGCGCCGCGAGCTGGCTACATCGTCCTCTTAAGGTGGACTGGGGAAGTTGCGGCCGACCTCCCCTCGCCTCCGGATTCTGGCCGCGCGTCTACTCCCCGCTTCCCACTGGCGAGAGGCTGGAGGCGGCGAAGGAGTCGGGGAGTGGAGGCGCGGGGGTCGGGGGGTGTCTGCCTTTAACCCTCCCCAAGAGGTCGTGCCTCTGAGCCCCAAAGCTGAAGGCCCCTCTTGGGGATGGGTGCGGGCCGGAGGGGCCCGATCCTTTCAGAGCCGGGCCGAggtgaaggaaaagaaggaagtaaGTGAACgcagggggaaggggagaggaagaagagagtgaTGGTACAAAAATAGCGTGTGTGTAGGAAGGACTTCGGTGCCGCCTGGAAAAGAGGAGCGGGGAGGAGAGGGAGCGAGAAGGGGGCTGTGGCGGGGAACCAGAGGGGAAGGGCCGGGGCCTTCCCAGGGAGGTGGGAGCCCCCTGGCCAGGTGTCTCGGTGGTGGAGGGCAGATTGAGGGGgtggggaggcccaggaggggGCGTGTGTGGGAGAGCGGGGCCCTGAAGGCATGGGTTCCAGGAGAAGGACAGGCCCGGAAGAAGATGAGGGGTGGGAGCCGGAGCCAGAGGCTTGGAGTTGGAGAGGACAGAATCTCGGTTTTCCTGGAGGGAACGCCGTTCCTGTAGCAGCCAGGTCAGTGATGGGGAGTGTCAGTGTCCTGGTCACCTGGCAGAAGTAGGCTCCGCATTGTGGGAGGAACACGAGTTCAAGACCCGCTGCTAATGGGAGAGAATTTTGCTTCACGCAGTGGCAGTTAAGAGGGTAGGAATAACACAAGGTGAGAGAGGGCCCAGCCCTGTAAATGGACAGAAcgttgaggcccagagagggaataGGTTTGCTTAAGGCCACACAGCAAAGCTTGGGGTAGCAACAAGATTTGAATTCCTGATTCCCAGGTTAAAGACCTATGCAAAGTAGCACCACCACCTCCCCTCCTGCCCCAAGCCTCCTGGTTAAATGCCTGGTCCTGCTGTTGTGCAGGGGGGCAGGGAGGGTGCCACACTTGAGAACATGGGCTGaactccctgggttcaaatcccctGGTTACTGTTATGAGCTGGGTAGACTGGAAAGTACCTTACCtcttctgtgcctcagcttcttcatctgaaGTGAGGCCAGCGTGAGTCTCAattgtgaggattagatgagttaatatttgtaagaCGTGTTAAAAAGAGCCTAGCATATACCAAGTGCAGCATAAGCATTTGATAAATAAGTGAAGTGTTTGACAGCAGTCCTTGAGAACCCACAGGGTTTTGGGCAGCATTTGAAGTGCAAgggaattttcatttctttgggtgTGGGAGAGCACGAGGTCCCTGTCCATGAGGAATTTATATTCTAGTAGGGGAGACAGATAAGTGGACAAGTAGAAATAATTAATGAAGAACAGAAGACTGAACTTAGAGAAGGAGAGGGGTGAGCGTATTTTGATAAGGGGGCCAGTAGGACCTCCCTGAGACATGGGTTGCTGAATCACAAATAGGATCAACAAGGGGAAGATTTGGGGAGAAAGATGTTCCAGGAAGAGGGCCCAGCACAAGGAGGGGAAGGCCCCTGGCGGCTAGGCTGGAGGAGAGAGAGCACAGCATGcaggagtggggagggtgggatgGTCTCCAAGACCTGGGTAAAGAGCCTGCATTTATTCTGCAGTTGGGAGACCCCTTGAGGGTTTTCAACATGGGAGGGCCATGTCTGATTTATGTGTACAAAAGGCCACTCTCCAAACGTAGGGTGGACTGGAGAGAGGAGCGTGGAATTGGGCACCAATGAGAAAGGATATTGTTCTGGGATTATCCTGGTATCTGATGTGGGGGCAGGGAAGGTCTCCATCTCTTCAGGCCACATCTGGTCTAGACCGTGAAGGTGACCAGGGAGGCTCCTGGGAAAATTTGTCACCAGACTCTATCTGGGGTGGGAGTGGAGATCGAGGCTG comes from Macaca fascicularis isolate 582-1 chromosome 10, T2T-MFA8v1.1 and encodes:
- the LOC141407778 gene encoding uncharacterized protein, coding for MGRGCGARRESGREGEGQHGRARPRGAAPAAAHLPRPGSTRRGRLSSLPARSPGRCPRPPGSPAPSLLPFPPPPVFPPPGEASGLRPRRHLLGERAPACAPASSAPRGRERGLRAARPAGEGSVAPRAGARAPAPPRGPPAAAREGGPASRRSPLGLGTRRASGSDDVPVQKPARGHNLSANPACWAFSSQPEPNHFSAPPLLPPSSEPPPLSPGRPISTLCLLSIPRLSSLRNPCTEVRSHSFPVVKGRRQMGMRRRRSGAWKPRFCRFDLCNLGKTKC